From the genome of Sulfurovum sp. NBC37-1, one region includes:
- a CDS encoding uracil-DNA glycosylase: protein MKNLHNALLLKQLYQLKQLGYRYTDIMPYQEEKIDLTLPDTLDSLQKQAINCHLCDLSKSRQKVVFGEGNPHADILIIGEGPGATEDSTGKPFVGRSGELLSKMLENVLGLKRADVYITNIVKCRPPNNRAPTPTEAHTCQPYLLKQIELIKPKLILTLGATAYHYLTGDDTGITKVRGSIHKHGNATLIPTYHPSYLLRNPSAKKEVFEDLLKVKELMKSF, encoded by the coding sequence ATGAAAAATCTGCACAATGCCCTTCTTTTAAAACAACTTTACCAGCTCAAGCAGTTGGGGTACAGGTATACCGATATCATGCCCTATCAGGAAGAGAAGATCGACCTTACCCTGCCTGACACACTGGACTCGCTGCAGAAACAGGCAATAAACTGCCACCTCTGTGACCTGAGCAAGAGTCGGCAGAAGGTTGTCTTCGGAGAGGGGAATCCCCATGCGGATATACTGATCATCGGTGAAGGTCCCGGAGCAACTGAGGACAGCACCGGGAAACCTTTCGTAGGGCGTTCGGGAGAACTGCTTTCCAAAATGCTCGAAAATGTTCTTGGTCTCAAAAGAGCCGATGTCTACATCACCAACATCGTCAAGTGCCGTCCGCCCAACAACAGGGCTCCTACTCCCACCGAGGCACACACATGCCAGCCCTACCTGCTCAAGCAGATAGAGCTTATCAAACCCAAACTCATCCTGACACTCGGAGCGACCGCATACCACTATCTGACCGGAGACGATACCGGTATCACCAAGGTCAGAGGCAGTATCCACAAACACGGAAACGCTACACTTATCCCAACCTACCATCCAAGCTATCTGCTGAGAAATCCCAGTGCAAAAAAAGAGGTGTTTGAAGATCTGTTGAAAGTAAAAGAGTTGATGAAGAGCTTTTAA
- the acs gene encoding acetate--CoA ligase gives MSEIYYPKKEMFTDPLIKNMCEYNDLVEEFEKDYEGTWGKYAQEKIDWFKPFDRVLNEDDAPFYKWFEGGELNVAYQCVGRHLKTKKNKAAIIFEGDNGDQRTLTYRELYYEVNRTANLFRNKFNIKKGDRVVLYMPMIPEAAISMLACAKLGAIHSVVFGGFSAEALRDRIIDAEAKLVVTADGAFRKGKPYMLKPVVDEALEEGCDCVEAVCVVERNGEDIHWEAGRDYAYNELVENESVECEPEMVDSEHPLFLLYTSGSTGKPKGVQHSSAGYILWAQMTMEWVFDIKDNDTYWCTADVGWITGHTYIVYGPLAAGATTVMFEGVPTFPDAGRCWKMVEEYQINQFYTAPTAIRLLHKMGADEPAKYDLSSLRILGTVGEPIDPSAWKWYYEAVGNSNCSIVDTYWQTETGGHMISPLPAATPIKPGCATFPLPGIVAEIMEEDGTPTPVGEKGFMCITKPWPSMIRTIWNDPERFVKSYFGDCKKDGKAVYFTGDGAMMDEDGYITITGRTDDVINVSGHRMGTAEVEAAVKKHDNVAAVAVVGKPHEIKGEGIFAYVVLKDPHSVADEFAMMKEINTIIKSEIGAIALCDDMAFVPDLPKTRSGKIMRRILRSLVKGEAITQDTSTLEDPSIVGIIEDILKKECE, from the coding sequence ATGAGCGAAATATACTACCCGAAAAAAGAGATGTTCACTGATCCCCTTATCAAAAACATGTGCGAGTACAATGATCTTGTCGAAGAGTTTGAAAAGGACTATGAAGGAACCTGGGGCAAATATGCCCAGGAGAAAATAGACTGGTTCAAACCGTTCGACCGAGTGCTGAATGAGGATGATGCACCATTCTACAAGTGGTTCGAAGGCGGAGAGCTGAATGTCGCCTATCAGTGTGTGGGAAGACACCTCAAGACCAAGAAGAACAAAGCAGCGATCATCTTTGAAGGTGACAACGGCGACCAGAGAACACTGACCTACCGTGAACTCTACTACGAGGTAAACAGAACGGCGAACCTCTTCAGGAACAAATTCAACATTAAAAAAGGCGACAGGGTCGTGCTCTATATGCCGATGATCCCCGAAGCGGCGATCTCCATGCTTGCCTGTGCCAAGCTCGGTGCTATCCACTCTGTGGTATTTGGTGGATTCTCGGCTGAAGCGCTCAGAGACCGTATCATCGATGCGGAAGCCAAACTGGTCGTTACCGCTGACGGTGCCTTCAGAAAAGGAAAACCGTATATGCTCAAGCCGGTTGTTGACGAAGCGCTTGAAGAAGGGTGCGATTGTGTCGAGGCGGTCTGTGTTGTCGAGCGTAACGGTGAAGATATCCACTGGGAAGCGGGACGCGACTATGCCTACAATGAACTGGTAGAGAATGAATCCGTTGAATGTGAGCCTGAGATGGTGGATTCCGAGCATCCCCTTTTCCTTCTTTACACTTCGGGAAGTACCGGAAAACCAAAAGGGGTCCAGCATTCAAGTGCAGGGTACATCCTTTGGGCGCAGATGACCATGGAGTGGGTCTTTGACATCAAAGACAACGATACCTACTGGTGTACGGCCGATGTGGGCTGGATCACGGGACATACCTATATCGTCTACGGGCCGCTTGCTGCGGGTGCGACAACGGTGATGTTCGAGGGTGTACCGACCTTCCCTGATGCGGGAAGATGCTGGAAAATGGTGGAAGAGTATCAGATAAACCAGTTCTATACGGCGCCGACCGCCATCAGACTCCTTCACAAGATGGGTGCGGACGAGCCGGCAAAGTACGACCTCTCTTCACTGCGTATCCTTGGGACTGTGGGTGAGCCTATTGACCCGTCGGCCTGGAAATGGTACTACGAAGCGGTGGGTAACTCCAACTGTTCCATTGTCGATACCTACTGGCAGACAGAAACAGGCGGGCATATGATCTCTCCACTGCCTGCGGCAACACCTATCAAGCCTGGCTGTGCGACATTCCCGCTTCCGGGTATCGTAGCTGAGATCATGGAAGAAGACGGCACACCGACACCGGTAGGGGAAAAAGGCTTCATGTGTATCACCAAACCATGGCCGAGCATGATCAGAACGATCTGGAACGATCCTGAAAGATTCGTGAAGTCCTACTTTGGCGACTGCAAGAAAGACGGCAAAGCGGTCTACTTTACGGGTGACGGTGCGATGATGGATGAGGACGGTTACATTACCATTACCGGACGTACTGATGATGTCATTAATGTCTCAGGCCACAGAATGGGTACGGCAGAAGTCGAAGCGGCGGTCAAGAAACATGACAATGTCGCAGCAGTCGCAGTAGTCGGTAAACCGCACGAGATCAAAGGCGAGGGGATCTTCGCCTATGTGGTCCTCAAGGATCCGCATAGTGTAGCAGATGAATTTGCCATGATGAAAGAGATCAATACGATCATCAAGTCCGAGATCGGTGCCATCGCACTGTGTGACGATATGGCATTCGTGCCCGACCTCCCGAAAACACGGTCAGGAAAGATCATGAGAAGAATCCTCAGAAGCCTCGTCAAAGGTGAAGCGATCACGCAGGATACTTCAACACTGGAAGATCCGAGTATCGTGGGTATCATCGAAGATATTCTCAAAAAAGAGTGTGAATAG
- a CDS encoding LTA synthase family protein, with product MNKGRFRFAANFIAIFIFVSFITRIVLLAMTYDQADTGIVELIKVFSIGVFYDFVAVSYYLIPFVIYLIIVPRKIFNSTLHKIISLLIYFAVIYTVVFNGFSEYFFWEEFGKRFNFIAVDYLVYTHEVIHNILESYPIPLLVMIILFITGGIFYVNHKKSDLHKAAFQCDMPFSQRLKIGSIYLALPLLFFVFLDKQTLTENVPNKFDQELAKNGFYSLFSAFRHNELDYDEFYKTLDNESVFRRLHILLQRENATFKTNDIHDITRVVNNNGPAHRYNIVLIMVESLSAEYLGAFGDKRGLTPHLDELAKKSLFFNNLYATGTRTVRGMEAVTLSLPPTPGRSIVKRPDCQHMNSAGFVFQNLGYENKFIYAGHGYFDNMNYFFSNNGFEVVDRFDFKDDEVTFSNVWGVCDEDLLNKVSKEADKSFAKQKPFFSFVMTTSNHRPYTYPDGKIDIPSHTGRSGGVKYTDYAIDKFFKEASKKPWFDNTIFVVVADHNGGSAGKTALPVWRYKIPLFIYAPKLIKPKVVSKLASQVDIVPTLLGILGQNYEAKFYGDDILKPDHKERAFLGNYQKLGLFRNNTLTVLSPDKTVQNYKVKKQTLYSVAYTEEKPSEADVDDTVSYYQSASYLYKHQLLR from the coding sequence ATGAATAAAGGAAGGTTCAGGTTTGCAGCCAACTTCATTGCTATTTTCATTTTTGTAAGTTTCATTACAAGGATCGTGTTACTGGCAATGACCTATGATCAGGCAGATACGGGTATTGTTGAGCTGATAAAAGTCTTTTCCATAGGGGTGTTCTATGATTTCGTAGCTGTTTCCTACTATCTGATACCATTTGTTATCTATCTTATTATCGTGCCCCGGAAGATCTTCAACTCAACCCTTCACAAGATCATCAGTCTGCTGATCTATTTTGCTGTGATCTATACGGTGGTGTTCAATGGTTTCAGTGAATATTTTTTCTGGGAAGAATTCGGGAAACGTTTTAACTTTATCGCGGTGGATTATCTGGTCTATACACATGAAGTGATACATAATATTCTGGAATCCTACCCTATACCGCTTCTTGTGATGATCATTCTGTTCATTACGGGAGGGATCTTCTATGTCAACCATAAAAAGAGTGATCTGCACAAGGCGGCATTTCAATGTGACATGCCGTTTTCACAACGACTGAAGATAGGAAGTATTTACCTTGCGCTGCCGCTGCTTTTCTTTGTATTCCTGGACAAGCAGACTCTGACAGAAAATGTTCCGAACAAGTTCGACCAGGAGTTGGCGAAGAATGGTTTCTATTCACTTTTCAGTGCCTTTAGACACAATGAACTGGACTATGATGAATTTTACAAAACACTGGATAATGAAAGTGTGTTCAGACGATTGCATATTCTTCTACAAAGAGAGAATGCGACCTTTAAAACGAACGATATACATGATATTACCAGAGTGGTTAACAATAATGGACCAGCACATCGTTACAATATCGTCCTGATCATGGTGGAGAGTCTCAGTGCGGAATATCTTGGTGCGTTTGGTGACAAAAGAGGGCTGACCCCGCACCTGGATGAGTTGGCGAAAAAATCACTCTTTTTTAACAATCTGTATGCGACAGGTACAAGAACAGTCAGGGGTATGGAAGCGGTCACGCTCTCTCTGCCACCGACACCGGGCAGAAGTATTGTTAAAAGACCCGATTGCCAGCACATGAACTCTGCAGGTTTTGTCTTTCAAAACCTGGGCTATGAAAATAAATTTATCTATGCTGGTCACGGTTACTTTGACAATATGAACTACTTTTTTTCCAATAACGGGTTTGAAGTGGTGGACAGATTTGATTTCAAGGATGATGAAGTGACATTCTCCAATGTATGGGGTGTCTGTGATGAAGATCTTCTGAACAAGGTCAGCAAAGAGGCAGACAAATCTTTTGCGAAACAGAAACCTTTTTTCAGTTTTGTCATGACCACCTCCAACCACAGACCCTATACCTATCCTGATGGAAAGATCGACATTCCTTCCCATACAGGACGCAGCGGCGGGGTAAAATACACCGATTATGCCATTGATAAATTTTTCAAAGAGGCATCCAAAAAACCATGGTTTGACAATACGATCTTCGTAGTCGTTGCGGACCATAACGGTGGGAGTGCGGGCAAAACAGCACTACCGGTATGGCGCTACAAGATACCGCTTTTCATCTATGCACCAAAACTCATCAAGCCGAAAGTTGTCAGCAAGCTTGCTTCGCAGGTAGATATTGTACCTACGCTTTTGGGGATCCTCGGACAGAATTATGAGGCCAAATTTTATGGAGATGATATTTTAAAGCCGGACCACAAGGAAAGGGCATTCCTAGGCAACTACCAAAAACTGGGGCTTTTCAGAAACAACACTCTGACCGTGCTATCGCCGGACAAAACGGTACAGAATTACAAAGTGAAGAAACAGACACTCTATAGTGTGGCGTATACTGAAGAAAAACCATCCGAAGCAGATGTAGACGATACGGTCAGCTATTATCAGAGTGCGAGTTACCTCTACAAGCATCAGTTGTTAAGATAG
- a CDS encoding aldo/keto reductase gives MQYRYIGRTGLRVSPICMGTMTFGTQCDKKEAFRIMDKAYDHGVNFYDTAELYPVPPEADLAGITEQWVGEWIQTKPRDSIILATKVAGAASGWFVPPIRHGLTAIDRFHIERAVEGSLQKLNTDYIDLYQMHWPDTVVPIEESLEAFDRLVRTGKVRYIGTSNGTAYGTAKALMTSHYKGLARFESIQNNFSLLNRRFLDELSELCKKEQVSLLPYSPLAGGVLSGKYNQAMKPEEAKGRFADYLKSPNQRQRAMAQRFMNDRTLASTQQYLKIAAEAELHPVTLATAWSKQFDFVASTIIGATSAEQLDASLAAMDLILSDEVLRACDKVHANILYPMG, from the coding sequence ATGCAGTACAGATATATAGGAAGAACAGGGCTTCGTGTCTCCCCTATCTGCATGGGGACGATGACCTTCGGTACACAGTGTGACAAAAAAGAAGCCTTCAGGATTATGGACAAAGCTTATGATCACGGGGTGAATTTTTATGATACGGCAGAACTTTATCCTGTCCCTCCGGAAGCGGATCTGGCGGGCATCACGGAGCAGTGGGTGGGAGAATGGATACAGACGAAGCCCCGAGATTCTATCATTCTGGCTACCAAGGTCGCCGGTGCTGCCAGTGGGTGGTTTGTTCCCCCTATTCGTCACGGATTGACGGCCATCGATCGTTTCCACATAGAACGTGCGGTCGAGGGCAGCCTGCAAAAACTTAACACAGATTACATCGACCTCTATCAGATGCACTGGCCCGATACGGTCGTGCCAATAGAGGAATCGCTTGAAGCCTTCGACAGACTGGTACGTACCGGAAAAGTTCGCTACATAGGTACCTCCAACGGCACTGCCTACGGTACCGCTAAAGCTCTGATGACCTCGCATTACAAAGGTCTGGCACGGTTTGAATCGATCCAGAACAACTTTTCCCTGCTCAACAGACGATTTCTGGATGAACTTTCAGAACTTTGCAAAAAAGAACAGGTCTCCCTTCTGCCCTATTCTCCTCTGGCAGGCGGGGTGCTCAGCGGGAAATACAACCAGGCGATGAAACCCGAAGAGGCTAAAGGGAGATTTGCCGACTACCTCAAGTCGCCTAATCAGAGACAGCGTGCCATGGCACAGCGTTTCATGAATGACAGGACCCTGGCTTCGACACAACAGTACCTCAAAATCGCCGCAGAGGCAGAACTGCATCCGGTCACACTTGCCACAGCATGGTCAAAACAGTTTGATTTTGTCGCTTCCACGATCATCGGTGCCACCAGCGCGGAACAGCTCGATGCCTCACTGGCTGCCATGGACCTTATTCTCAGCGATGAAGTTCTTCGTGCTTGCGACAAAGTACATGCAAACATACTTTACCCTATGGGATAA
- a CDS encoding putative nucleotidyltransferase substrate binding domain-containing protein, whose protein sequence is MIALLERLHAHLPFSLLDREELQTIESSAVIAYYPEGTKLISAQRRPERLYYIIKGVVEARKNDELIDLYHEDDSFGGIEIIEEQESAYDYSVIEELICYEIPGEVILQLCEENSDFKNYFFSSIVERIEMIKERQESAKMADIMVARIDEAILHDACMVDADMPIVEALAKLESEKAVALLVKNEKGYGIVTDADLRKYILHKEEQNLQTISQIQSYPIIAVHEGELLFNVLLLMTGNSIKHLPVTDGNGEPVGILTLIDLLSYFANQSHIIGNQIEKAEDIESVVDATKRIDVMIKTLHYKGVKSRYIARLVSEMHKKMYARIFALIFPETWHERCTLLLLGSEGRGEQILKTDQDNAMVFEEGFEPEEKEKYLLKFTETLDAIGFPRCEGNVMVINPKWAKDASAYKEEIRRWIEMPDYQGVMDLAIFYDAFAVAGNINLFKGLREMLLHEVKEHTVFLPYFAKSVESFESPIGLFSRFVSTDKTHKDEIDIKKGAIFALVHGVRALALEHGITKTNTNERIKALNDVGYMDKKDASNLIETLEVLNTFRLHARLEKLEHGKVPDNYVDWSVLSKLERDTLKEALKMVESFKKRVAYHFHLSIVS, encoded by the coding sequence ATGATAGCCTTACTTGAGAGACTCCACGCTCACTTGCCGTTTTCACTTTTGGACCGGGAGGAGTTGCAGACCATAGAGTCAAGTGCAGTGATCGCCTATTACCCTGAGGGCACAAAGCTCATTTCTGCCCAACGCAGGCCCGAGAGACTCTACTATATCATCAAAGGTGTTGTGGAAGCCAGAAAGAACGATGAACTCATAGACCTTTACCATGAAGACGACAGCTTTGGCGGTATAGAGATCATAGAGGAGCAGGAATCAGCCTATGACTACAGTGTCATTGAAGAGCTGATATGCTATGAGATACCCGGAGAAGTTATTCTGCAGCTCTGCGAAGAGAACAGCGACTTCAAGAACTACTTCTTTTCTTCCATCGTGGAACGCATAGAAATGATCAAAGAGCGCCAGGAGAGTGCCAAAATGGCTGACATTATGGTCGCACGTATCGACGAAGCCATACTGCACGATGCCTGCATGGTGGATGCCGATATGCCCATCGTCGAAGCCCTTGCCAAACTTGAAAGTGAAAAAGCTGTGGCGCTGCTTGTAAAGAATGAAAAGGGTTACGGTATCGTGACCGATGCGGACCTGCGCAAGTACATTCTGCACAAAGAAGAGCAGAACCTGCAAACGATATCGCAGATACAGAGCTACCCGATCATTGCCGTCCATGAGGGAGAGTTGCTCTTTAATGTGCTGCTTCTGATGACGGGGAATTCCATCAAGCACCTCCCCGTGACTGACGGGAACGGCGAACCCGTCGGTATACTCACCCTCATTGACCTTTTGAGCTATTTTGCAAACCAGTCCCATATCATAGGCAACCAGATCGAAAAGGCCGAGGATATCGAAAGTGTTGTCGATGCCACTAAGCGTATCGATGTCATGATAAAGACCCTGCATTACAAAGGGGTGAAGTCACGCTATATCGCCAGACTGGTTTCGGAGATGCACAAAAAGATGTATGCGCGCATTTTTGCACTGATCTTTCCCGAAACATGGCATGAAAGATGTACGCTGCTGCTGCTCGGCAGTGAGGGCAGGGGAGAGCAGATACTCAAGACCGACCAGGACAACGCGATGGTCTTCGAAGAGGGGTTCGAACCCGAAGAGAAAGAGAAGTACCTTCTGAAATTTACTGAAACACTCGATGCCATCGGTTTTCCGCGCTGTGAAGGCAATGTTATGGTCATCAACCCCAAATGGGCCAAGGATGCCAGCGCATACAAAGAGGAGATCAGACGCTGGATCGAAATGCCTGACTATCAGGGAGTGATGGACCTTGCTATATTCTATGATGCCTTTGCCGTGGCAGGGAACATAAACCTTTTCAAAGGGCTTAGGGAGATGCTCCTGCATGAAGTGAAAGAGCACACGGTCTTTTTGCCCTATTTTGCAAAATCTGTGGAGAGTTTTGAGTCTCCCATAGGGCTCTTCTCACGTTTTGTCAGCACGGACAAGACGCACAAAGACGAGATCGACATCAAAAAAGGGGCGATCTTTGCACTGGTACACGGCGTGAGGGCACTGGCTCTTGAACATGGCATCACCAAGACCAATACCAATGAACGCATCAAAGCCCTGAACGACGTTGGCTACATGGACAAGAAGGATGCCTCCAACCTCATAGAGACGCTTGAAGTACTCAACACGTTCCGTTTGCATGCCAGACTGGAAAAGCTGGAGCACGGCAAAGTCCCGGACAATTACGTTGACTGGAGTGTGCTGAGCAAACTGGAAAGAGATACGCTCAAAGAAGCGCTCAAAATGGTAGAGTCATTCAAGAAGCGAGTGGCGTACCACTTTCATCTTTCCATAGTGAGTTGA
- a CDS encoding mechanosensitive ion channel family protein: protein MKKLLVLTILFTSILLANTRLDAFLDQQMKVEKQLLEQNLTKDERTEIKKEQDREYQSFFLQYATNKKENLQASNPYRTQISKLKLRLNRNMQRGNKTAVLRDEAILHEYMIRDLIRNILNDVLRNTDNKSKAFYEDKVDEILLKHFSEYKPLDKEVYEIVKSSDKKGSIIKEIRKSVERNNLLEAVSRTFSAKLVENRLNIYRTARLSEAKLFAFASKVNQSTIGQKLNPYLVPLNLDSSKLTVVIVVILFILLVQKIIYLIMNLILKKYQVKEEDRDYINSHLVKLLNLIVTLFIIQVIFVVFLGVDTKSVLISKIFAVLYIILFTILIYRSSNFLVHMKLERIQSNKYLKKEVINLIIKSTNILIITIAFILILYILGVDLTAVLSGLGIGGFAVAFAAKDSIANIFGSISILAGDLFQQGDWIEIDKMDGTVVEIGLRATTIRTFDNALISIPNFKLVNEGIKNWSRRSVGRRIKMKIGVSYESDFDDIRQAVEDIRIMLKEHPGIANERTKFQSYYRQPKIISAEDFKGVKRTTLVYMDEFADSSINILVYCFSRSVVWQEWLSVKEDVMYKIAEILKKHDLDFAYPALTIYQGKENCPDISAENGIEK, encoded by the coding sequence TTGAAAAAATTACTTGTTTTAACCATTCTCTTTACATCGATCCTCTTGGCAAATACAAGACTCGATGCTTTTCTTGACCAGCAGATGAAAGTTGAAAAACAACTACTCGAACAGAACCTGACGAAAGATGAGAGAACAGAAATAAAAAAAGAGCAGGACAGAGAGTACCAGAGTTTCTTTCTGCAGTATGCCACCAATAAAAAAGAGAATCTGCAGGCATCCAATCCCTACCGTACGCAGATCAGCAAACTCAAGCTTCGGCTGAACCGCAATATGCAGCGTGGTAATAAGACAGCTGTACTGAGAGATGAAGCCATTCTGCATGAATATATGATCAGAGATCTGATCAGGAATATCCTCAATGACGTACTACGGAACACGGACAATAAATCCAAAGCGTTTTACGAGGACAAGGTCGACGAGATACTACTGAAGCATTTTTCAGAATACAAGCCTTTGGATAAAGAGGTATATGAGATAGTCAAAAGCAGTGATAAAAAAGGAAGTATTATTAAAGAGATACGAAAGTCCGTTGAACGTAATAATCTCCTCGAAGCCGTCAGCAGGACGTTCAGTGCCAAACTTGTGGAAAACCGTCTAAACATTTACCGTACAGCGAGGCTTTCAGAAGCGAAACTTTTCGCCTTTGCAAGCAAGGTAAATCAATCCACTATTGGACAGAAACTGAATCCCTATCTTGTACCGCTGAATCTCGACAGCAGCAAACTGACGGTAGTTATCGTTGTTATACTCTTCATACTCCTGGTACAGAAGATCATTTACTTGATCATGAATCTGATATTGAAAAAGTATCAGGTCAAAGAAGAGGACAGGGACTATATCAACAGTCATTTGGTAAAACTCCTCAATCTTATTGTCACACTCTTCATTATTCAGGTGATTTTTGTTGTCTTTTTGGGTGTCGATACAAAAAGCGTACTAATAAGCAAGATTTTTGCCGTGCTTTACATCATACTGTTCACGATCCTCATATATCGCAGCAGTAACTTTCTTGTCCATATGAAACTTGAAAGGATCCAAAGCAACAAATACCTCAAAAAAGAAGTGATCAATCTGATCATCAAAAGTACCAATATACTTATCATAACGATCGCTTTTATTCTCATACTTTATATCCTGGGAGTTGATCTCACCGCAGTACTCTCAGGTCTGGGTATCGGTGGTTTTGCCGTAGCGTTCGCGGCCAAGGACAGTATCGCCAATATATTCGGTTCCATCTCCATTCTCGCCGGTGACCTTTTTCAGCAGGGTGACTGGATAGAGATAGACAAAATGGACGGGACGGTCGTTGAAATAGGGCTTCGGGCAACGACCATACGTACCTTCGACAATGCACTTATCTCAATTCCCAACTTTAAGCTGGTGAACGAAGGTATTAAAAACTGGAGCCGCAGGAGTGTCGGAAGACGTATCAAAATGAAGATCGGTGTGAGTTATGAATCGGACTTTGACGATATCAGGCAGGCAGTAGAAGATATACGCATAATGTTGAAAGAACATCCCGGTATAGCCAATGAAAGAACAAAATTCCAATCCTACTACCGTCAACCCAAGATCATATCGGCCGAAGATTTCAAAGGTGTGAAGCGGACCACGCTTGTCTATATGGATGAATTTGCAGACTCAAGCATCAATATTCTGGTCTACTGTTTTTCCCGTTCCGTTGTCTGGCAGGAGTGGCTTTCGGTCAAAGAGGACGTGATGTACAAGATTGCCGAGATACTCAAGAAACATGATTTGGATTTCGCTTATCCGGCACTGACCATATATCAGGGAAAAGAGAATTGTCCAGATATATCTGCTGAAAATGGTATTGAGAAATAG
- a CDS encoding 3'-5' exonuclease produces the protein MFGSLRKKWNRKHLTDERFTFLFEGDFSGEVVVFDCETTGLDPKKDGIVSIGAVKIKENRILTDEAMHIYVKQEKQISHESITIHQIRHCDLEDAVPIEEAIEEFLYFIGGRTLAGYYLEFDVAMINKYIKPMYGITLPNKQEEVSAIYYDKKISTIPQGNIDLRFETIIEDLSLPKLQAHDALNDAVMTAMIYLKLKHTKSLRRT, from the coding sequence GTGTTTGGAAGTTTGAGAAAAAAATGGAACCGAAAACATCTGACAGATGAGCGCTTCACTTTTCTGTTCGAGGGGGATTTCAGCGGAGAGGTAGTGGTCTTTGACTGTGAAACGACCGGACTTGACCCCAAAAAAGACGGGATAGTCTCCATCGGCGCGGTCAAAATAAAAGAGAACAGGATTCTGACAGATGAAGCAATGCATATTTACGTGAAGCAGGAGAAGCAGATATCGCATGAGAGTATCACGATCCATCAGATACGCCATTGTGATCTCGAAGATGCCGTTCCCATCGAAGAGGCGATAGAGGAATTTCTCTATTTCATAGGCGGCAGGACACTTGCAGGGTACTACCTGGAGTTTGATGTTGCGATGATAAACAAATACATCAAACCGATGTACGGTATTACTTTACCCAATAAACAAGAGGAGGTTTCAGCAATTTATTACGACAAAAAAATATCCACGATTCCTCAGGGAAACATAGACCTGAGATTTGAGACGATCATCGAGGACCTGTCACTGCCGAAACTTCAGGCGCACGATGCCCTGAACGATGCGGTGATGACAGCGATGATCTATCTTAAATTGAAACATACGAAAAGTCTGAGGCGTACATAA